The sequence below is a genomic window from Desulfovibrionales bacterium.
CATGTAGAGACTATCGAAGAACGCATCGAACACCTTATGCGCATCAGAGAACTTCAGGATAAAACCCATGGGTTCACAGCCTTTATCCCCTGGCCTTTCCAGCCGCATAATACCCGTATAACCGTCGATCCCGTGGGCGGCGTCGAATACCTGCGTATGCTGGCTGTTTCCCGGATCGTCCTGGATAATATCCCCAATCTACAGGCCTCCTGGGTTACCCAAGGGCCGAAGGTGGCACAGGTGGCCCTTGCCTTTGGCGCGAATGACTTCGGCAGTACCATGATCGAGGAAAATGTGGTGGCCGCCACCGGCGTCTCTTATCAGTTGAGCGAAAAGGAGATCAGGCGAATCATTACTGATGCCGGCTATGAGCCGGCCCGCAGAAATATGGCCTATGAATTTATTTAAGCCATCAGCCATCAGCTATCAGCTATCAGCCCGGAAGGTAGCCGCAGGCTTCAGCCTGCGCAAGTCATCAGCAGTCAGCGCTCAAGTAAAAATCCACCGTGCCAGATGGGTCTTTCCTGTCTCTTCAGCGCCGGTTAGTGACGGCGCGGTTGTGGTTGCCGATGGCCGTATAGAGGCCGTGGGCCGGTTTAAGGACCTCAAAGGCGCTTATAGCGGCGGCGTAGTTGACCATGGAGAGGTAAGCATCCTGCCAGCCCTGGTCAACGCCCATACCCATCTTGAACTTGCCGCCCTGCGCGGACGCATATCCGGAAAGGATGGTTTTGTTGACTGGATCAGGGGGCTTATTAAAGTGCGGGAAGAGATTCCGCCGGCTGAAACAGAAAAGGCAATAACCAATGAACTTGCGGCCATGCGCCGGCGTGGCGTCGGCCTCATTGGTGACGTAGGCAATACCCGGATGGCTTATGAGTTATGCCGAAAACAAAGGGAAAATATCGTTTTTTTTCGCGAGTTCCTGGGCCTTAACCGGGAGAAGACGGCAAGGGCCAAAGAGATGCTGGCAGAAGCCGGTAAATCTCATGAGACCGACAATGCATTCCATGTGGCCGCCCATGCCCCATACACCGTCTCTGCCGAACTGTTTTCGGCCCTCAAATCGTGGGCCAATAAGCGCGGTAAGATGCTCTCCGTGCACCTGGCCGAATGCCCGGAGGAACAGGAACTCTTTGCGCATGGAAACGGAGCATTGAAAGACCTGCTCCGAGAGCGTTCAGCGTGGGATGATGATTTTATTCCGCCCGGGAAAAGCGCGGTATCATATCTCGACAAACTTGGCGTCCTGGACAGTAACACGGTCTGTGTACATCTCGTACACCTGTCAGAGGAAGATATGGAAATCCTGGCTGCCCGCAGGGTAAAATGCTGCCTCTGCCCCAAGAGTAATCTCTTTCTCAACGTCGGCTTCCCGAAGGTGGAAAAGATGCTCGCCTATGGGCTGTATCCGGCCCTGGGTACGGATAGCCTGGCCAGCAATGAGAGTCTCAGCATCTTAGAAGAGATGGCGGCCGTCAGGAAACACGTACCCGGCCTGGCCCCGGAAAAAATACTGGAGATGGCCACCCTGAACGGCGCCCGGGCCCTTGGCCGGGAAGACCGGCTGGGCAGTCTGACGCCGGGGAAAGAAGCCGGGATGCTCTCTGTCCCGGCCGGCGGAGAAGGCAGCCGGGAAGCGCTTGAAGGCATAATAGCCGGCGCCGCGACTATACCTGTACGTTGGATACATTAAAAGGAACAAAAATGGATCAGATTAGAATCGGCAAATTCAGTTTTATTAACACCAGCCCCATATATTACCCACTCGAACACATAGTAGGCTTAAACGGCTTTCAGGTGATAGAGGGATCTCCTTCGGAACTAAACGCCCGCTTTTTCCGCGGGGAATTGGACATCAGCGTCATATCCTCACAGGAATACGGTCTCCATGCGGAAAGATACCTCCTCCTCCCTGAACTGGCCATTGTCTCGCAGGGAACGGTCAAAAGCGTGCTCTTTTTCAGCAAATATCCGCTTAAGGCCCTCAGCGGGCGCCGCATCCTTATAACTGAGAAGTCACAAACCTCGGTAGCTCTCCTGAAGATTATCCTGGAAGAATTTTATGAGGTATTCCCCATCTATGAGACAGGCGACCTGTCCGCGAAAGACGTCCATGCCCGGGAAGTGGCCGGCTTTCTGGCTATAGGCGACGAGGCCTTGCGGTTTCGTATCGAGAGTCAGGAGCCTTACATTATCGACCTCGGCGAGACCTGGAAGAAGTTTACCGGCCTGCCTTTTGTATATGCGGTGTGGGCAGTGCGCCGAGAATTCTATAATCAGTTTCCGCAGAAGGTATGGGAGGCCTGCCGCCTCCTTAAACAGTCACGGGATAAGGGCCTTAAGACCCTGGAAAAGATCGGAGGCCGCTTTGCTCCACATATCCCCATGTCCAAGGAGGCCTGCCTGGCCTACCTGCGAACCCTGTGTTTTGACTTAACTCCGGAGGCGCTGGAGGGAATGAGGCTGTTCTTCCGCTATCTGGTCAAACGCGGTGAATATCCTTCTCCGGTGGACATAGAATTTATACCGCAACTAGACAGGATAACGGCCTGAATGTCAGATAAAACACTCGTGTCTCAAAGAGACACAAAGAACAATGAAAACAATCCCCCCTCACCCCCCTTTGGTAAGGGGGGGATATGTTAAGTCCTCTTTTGGAAAAAAAGGGGAGTCCGTCAAATCCCCCCTTGGGAAAAGACGGGAGACCATCAATTCCCCCTTTGGAAAAGGGGGATACAGGGGGATTCTCTGGTGAAAAGAAAGCCTTTGTAGAAAAAAAGTTTTCTTCGATTACTTCGCGCTACGATTTCCTCAACTCCCTGCTGAGTCTAAATATTGACCGTTACTGGCGATGGGTGACCGCCCGTGAATTAGACAATTATACGGAAGGACCAATCCTCGACCTCTGCGCCGGCACACTGCCCTTAAGCCTTAGTATAGCCGGACGCAGGCCCGAACGATATGTATTAGCCCTTGATTTCTGCCGGGATATGCTGGCCTACGGTCGCAACAGACTAAATGGACAGGCAGCAGGCCGACAAATTATTCCGATTTGTGCAGACGGCGAAGAAATCCCCTGTCGTAATGAGAGCTTTTCCGGGATTACCGTGGCCTTCGGGGTACGTAACCTGAGCAATCTGGATAAGGGTTTAAAGGAGATGTGGCGCGTCCTCCGGCCCGGCGGGAAACTCGTCATCCTTGAGTTTTCCCGCCCTAAAAATCCGATCATGCGGCCGCTCTATTTCTTTTACCTGGGACAAATCCTGCCTCGTATAGGTGGCTGGATATCAGGAGATGAAGAGGCCTACCGTTATCTGGCGACTTCCATCCGTCAGTTCTGCTCACCCGAAGAACTGGCACAAAAGATGGAAGCGGCCAGCTACATAAAGGTGGCTTATCGCCCGCTCACAGCCGGAATAGTGACTTTATACACGGGAGAAAAACCTTGATATTCAATGCGGAGAACATAAAGAGACATCTCAAATTTGAAATTTGGTAACACGTTAGCTGTCTTAAAAGGGCTAGTCATCCAGAAAACGGCAACTCAAAAATCCCCCTTAATCCCCCTTTTTCAAAGGGGGAAGCGCTTCTCCTCCCTTTGGAAAAGGGAGGTTGGGAGGGATTTTAAAATACTTTTTCAACCAGTTAAACTGATACGAAAATTGAGATTTGAAATTCTTCTCTTTGCGTACTCTGCGGTAAACAGTACATTTCGAGCGCTAAAATGGGAGGATCACCTTGGGCTACAAAAATCTGCAGGAATTCATCCGCCTTCTGGAAAAAGAAGGTGAAATAAAGAGAATCACTGAACCGGTCAGCCCCTATCTGGAGATTACCGAGATCACGGACCGCGTCTGCAAAAAGGGCGGGCCTGCCTTACTCTTTACTAATGTAACCGGCCATGACATGCCGGTCCTGATGAACGCCTTTGGATCATACCGGCGCATGTGCCTGGCCCTTCAGGTCTCTAATTTCGAAGAAATCGGGAAAGACATCCTGACCTTCCTGGAGGCCGAAGCCCCGGATACCTTAATCAAAAAGCTCAAGATGATACCAAAGCTCAAGCGGCTGGCCGATATGTTCCCAAAGATGGTGAGCAAGGCCCCCTGCCAGGAAGTGATAATAAAAGATAATATCGACCTTAGACGCCTTCCGGCGCTGCACTGCTGGCCTAAGGACGGCGGACCTTTTATCACCCTTCCTCTGGTCTTTACCAAACACCCCGAGACCGGCGTGCGTAACTGCGGGATGTACCGCATACAGGTCTTTGACGCCACCACCACCGGTATGCACTGGCACACCCACAAGGGCGGGGCCCAGCATTACCGCGTAGCCGAAAAACGCGGCGAGCGGCTGGAAGCGGCGGTAGCCATCGGCGCAGACCCGGCTACCACTTATGCGGCCACGGCCCCTCTGCCGGAAGACATCGACGAGATGGTCTTCTCCGGCTTTCTCCGTTCCGAACCGGTCGAACTGGTGCAGTGCCTTACCGTCGATCAGCAGGTGCCGGCCGAAGCGCAGATTATCCTTGAGGGCTATGTAGAGCCGGGCGAAAGACGCATGGAAGGCCCGTTCGGCGACCATACCGGCTATTATTCACTGGCGGATAAGTATCCGGTCTTTCATGTCACCTGTGTCACGCACCGCAAAGACGCCGTCTATCCGGCGACCATCGTGGGCCGGCCTCCCATGGAAGACTGCTACATGGCCAAGGCCACGGAGCGCATCTTTCTGCCGCTGATAAAAAAACAACTGCCGGAAATCGTGGATATGAACCTCCCCCTGGAAGGTGTCTTCCACAACCTCGCCTTCATCTCTATCGATAAGCGCTACCCGGGGCACGCCCGCAAGGTGATGCACGCCCTCTGGGGGATGGGCCAGATGATGTTCACCAAGATTATAGTCATCTTTGACCGGGAAGTCGATGTCCAGGACCTCTCACAGGTCCTCTGGCGTATCGGCAACAACATCGATCCGCGGCGGGACACGGTTATTACCGATGGGCCGGTGGATGCCCTGGATCATGCCTCACCCCTGCCCCACTATGGCGGGAAGATGGGCATCGATGCCACGCGCAAGTGGCCGGAGGAGGGATTTGAACGCGACTGGCCGGAGGTCATTGAAATGGATGAGGCCGTGAAAAAGAAAATTGATGCCATCTGGGAGAAGCTGGGTTTATGACGGCATATCCACCTAAACGTTACATCGTGGCCCTGACCGGGGCGAGCGGCATGCCCTACGCCGTAACGCTTCTGCAGAAATTAGCGGCGCAAAATGTGGAAATACACGGCCTCGTGTCCGCGGCCGGGGCCCAGGTATTGAAGCTGGAAACCGGTCTTTCTACCTCAGAGGTCAGCCGGTACATGACCAGGCTCTACGACGAAAAAGATTTTGCCGCGCCGGTAGCCAGCGGGTCTTTCCCCCATGACGGCATGATCGTTATCCCCTGCACCATGGGGACACTGGGCGCCATAGCCAACGGCATATCAAACAACCTTATCCATCGGTCTGCGGATGTGACCTTAAAAGAAGGCCGAAGACTTTTATTGATTTTGCGGGAGACCCCGCTAAACAGGATACATATAACCAATATGCTGCGCCTGGCGGAGGCCGGAGCGACCATCATGCCGGCCATGCCCGGATTTTATCATCACCCCGCGAGTATTGAAGAATTGGTCGCCATGTTCGTGGACAGAATCCTGGATGTCCTCGGCCTGCCCGATCCGGAGGCCAAAAGGTGGGGTATCGACCCATGATACGAAAGACCCATACCTTCCTGGAGATGATTAAATTCGAGCACACCATCTTTGCCCTGCCCTTTGCCTTCATGGGGGCCTTCCTGGCGGCGGGCGGCGTGCCGGAGCCGGCAAAATATCTCTGGATCCTTTTGGCCATGGTCGGCGCGCGTACGGCGGCTATGGGCTTTAACCGTATAATTGACCTCCCCTATGACCGCAAAAATCCCCGCACCGCAAGCCGGGCCCTGCCTCAAGGTGTGATAAAGGTCAAAGAGGCCCGGCTCTTTGTGATCATGGCCTCTTTGCTCTTCTTCTTTGCGGCCTATAAGCTAAACCGGTTGACATTTATGCTGTCCCCCCTGGCCCTGGCCATAGTCCTTGCTTACTCTTACACCAAACGATTTACCTGGTTGTCGCATATATTCCTGGGTCTGGCCCTGGGCATTGCCCCCACCGCCGGCTGGATCGCCGTTAAAGGGGCGCTCGACGCTGCGCCTCTTATCCTGAGCGCCGGGGTCATATTCTGGGTGGCAGGTTTTGACACCATTTATGCCTGTATGGATTTCGAATTTGATCGCCGCGAAGGGCTGCACTCGATACCCTGCAAATTCGGCAAAGAAAGGGCGCTTGCTTTTGCCGTAGGATTCCATATCCTGGCTTTTTTATTCTTTCTC
It includes:
- a CDS encoding menaquinone biosynthesis decarboxylase translates to MGYKNLQEFIRLLEKEGEIKRITEPVSPYLEITEITDRVCKKGGPALLFTNVTGHDMPVLMNAFGSYRRMCLALQVSNFEEIGKDILTFLEAEAPDTLIKKLKMIPKLKRLADMFPKMVSKAPCQEVIIKDNIDLRRLPALHCWPKDGGPFITLPLVFTKHPETGVRNCGMYRIQVFDATTTGMHWHTHKGGAQHYRVAEKRGERLEAAVAIGADPATTYAATAPLPEDIDEMVFSGFLRSEPVELVQCLTVDQQVPAEAQIILEGYVEPGERRMEGPFGDHTGYYSLADKYPVFHVTCVTHRKDAVYPATIVGRPPMEDCYMAKATERIFLPLIKKQLPEIVDMNLPLEGVFHNLAFISIDKRYPGHARKVMHALWGMGQMMFTKIIVIFDREVDVQDLSQVLWRIGNNIDPRRDTVITDGPVDALDHASPLPHYGGKMGIDATRKWPEEGFERDWPEVIEMDEAVKKKIDAIWEKLGL
- a CDS encoding amidohydrolase family protein yields the protein MNLFKPSAISYQLSARKVAAGFSLRKSSAVSAQVKIHRARWVFPVSSAPVSDGAVVVADGRIEAVGRFKDLKGAYSGGVVDHGEVSILPALVNAHTHLELAALRGRISGKDGFVDWIRGLIKVREEIPPAETEKAITNELAAMRRRGVGLIGDVGNTRMAYELCRKQRENIVFFREFLGLNREKTARAKEMLAEAGKSHETDNAFHVAAHAPYTVSAELFSALKSWANKRGKMLSVHLAECPEEQELFAHGNGALKDLLRERSAWDDDFIPPGKSAVSYLDKLGVLDSNTVCVHLVHLSEEDMEILAARRVKCCLCPKSNLFLNVGFPKVEKMLAYGLYPALGTDSLASNESLSILEEMAAVRKHVPGLAPEKILEMATLNGARALGREDRLGSLTPGKEAGMLSVPAGGEGSREALEGIIAGAATIPVRWIH
- a CDS encoding menaquinone biosynthesis protein; amino-acid sequence: MDTLKGTKMDQIRIGKFSFINTSPIYYPLEHIVGLNGFQVIEGSPSELNARFFRGELDISVISSQEYGLHAERYLLLPELAIVSQGTVKSVLFFSKYPLKALSGRRILITEKSQTSVALLKIILEEFYEVFPIYETGDLSAKDVHAREVAGFLAIGDEALRFRIESQEPYIIDLGETWKKFTGLPFVYAVWAVRREFYNQFPQKVWEACRLLKQSRDKGLKTLEKIGGRFAPHIPMSKEACLAYLRTLCFDLTPEALEGMRLFFRYLVKRGEYPSPVDIEFIPQLDRITA
- the ubiA gene encoding putative 4-hydroxybenzoate polyprenyltransferase, with amino-acid sequence MIRKTHTFLEMIKFEHTIFALPFAFMGAFLAAGGVPEPAKYLWILLAMVGARTAAMGFNRIIDLPYDRKNPRTASRALPQGVIKVKEARLFVIMASLLFFFAAYKLNRLTFMLSPLALAIVLAYSYTKRFTWLSHIFLGLALGIAPTAGWIAVKGALDAAPLILSAGVIFWVAGFDTIYACMDFEFDRREGLHSIPCKFGKERALAFAVGFHILAFLFFLYTGIMSGLGWVYYAGIALTAMAMALQHIFVTPKDLSKINLSFFTMNGIISITLFLATWAALS
- a CDS encoding ubiquinone/menaquinone biosynthesis methyltransferase, yielding MLSPLLEKKGSPSNPPLGKDGRPSIPPLEKGDTGGFSGEKKAFVEKKFSSITSRYDFLNSLLSLNIDRYWRWVTARELDNYTEGPILDLCAGTLPLSLSIAGRRPERYVLALDFCRDMLAYGRNRLNGQAAGRQIIPICADGEEIPCRNESFSGITVAFGVRNLSNLDKGLKEMWRVLRPGGKLVILEFSRPKNPIMRPLYFFYLGQILPRIGGWISGDEEAYRYLATSIRQFCSPEELAQKMEAASYIKVAYRPLTAGIVTLYTGEKP
- a CDS encoding UbiX family flavin prenyltransferase, with the protein product MTAYPPKRYIVALTGASGMPYAVTLLQKLAAQNVEIHGLVSAAGAQVLKLETGLSTSEVSRYMTRLYDEKDFAAPVASGSFPHDGMIVIPCTMGTLGAIANGISNNLIHRSADVTLKEGRRLLLILRETPLNRIHITNMLRLAEAGATIMPAMPGFYHHPASIEELVAMFVDRILDVLGLPDPEAKRWGIDP